CCACTCTTACTTCTGAAACAGGTCCGTTAAATGGGATATCAGAAACCATTAATGCAGAAGAAGCAGCCAAACCGGCTAATGCGTCAGGCGCAATATCCTTTTCTGCAGAAATAAGGTTAATAGTAACAAAGGTTTCAGCATGATAGTCATCAGGGAACAAAGGCCTTAAGGCACGGTCAACCAGACGTGCAATCAATATTTCATAATCTCCGGCCTTGGATTCTCTTTTCATGAAACCACCGGGGAAACGTCCCACTGAATAGAATTTCTCTTTATACTCAACAGACAGAGGCATAAAATCCGTGTCGGGTTTTACTTCTTTTGCGGATACCACAGTAGCCAGCAACATCGTGCCCCCCATCTTAACAACAACTGATCCGTCGGCTTGTTTGGCTAATTTTCCAGTCTGGATGGTTATCTGTCGGCCATCACCCAAATCAATTGTTTTTTCAATTACATTCAACATACAAATTACTTTACTTAATCTTTATCGTTTTTTTCCTTTTAAATTTATTGCAACCGTTGAGAAAGATTTACATCATTCAGGAAGGAAGAATAAAAATTTATTCTTCCCTTTATGTGGAGAAAGCCTGTTATAAAAAAAGGCAATTTCAGGAATTGCCTTTACTTTCTGATATTCAATGTTTTAATGACAGTACGATATCTTTCAATATCAACTTCCATTAAATAATCCAATAATCTTCTTCTTTTGCCTACCAACATCATCAAAGCTCTTTGAGTGCTAAAATCTTTACGATTATTCTTCAAATGTTCTGTAAGATAATTGATTCGTTCAGTAAACAAAGCTATCTGACCTTCAGCCGAACCTGTATTTGTTTCAGCTTTGCCAAATTGAGCAAAAATTTCCTTCTTCCTAGTGTTTGTCAAATACATATTTTAATATTATTTATTTGTTGGTA
The genomic region above belongs to Bacteroidota bacterium and contains:
- the rpsO gene encoding 30S ribosomal protein S15, coding for MYLTNTRKKEIFAQFGKAETNTGSAEGQIALFTERINYLTEHLKNNRKDFSTQRALMMLVGKRRRLLDYLMEVDIERYRTVIKTLNIRK